Proteins from a genomic interval of Ralstonia wenshanensis:
- a CDS encoding winged helix DNA-binding protein — MSKSPTTPKADLPQSAANEDAGKSGPIVSSSHLVSARSPELSEFEFALNTAYNAYNRWCVRCMAAAGVRDLTFLDVLVVHHVNHRGRAKRLADICFVLNVEDTHLVTYSLKKLQGMDLVEGTRNGKEVTYTTTEAGEKACARYREIREQCLTSNISPSGEENAEIGELARLLRVLTGLYEQAARSATSL; from the coding sequence ATGTCCAAATCGCCGACCACCCCGAAAGCTGATCTGCCGCAGTCCGCAGCCAATGAGGATGCAGGGAAGAGCGGGCCGATCGTGTCTTCGTCACACCTGGTGTCGGCACGCAGCCCCGAGCTGTCGGAGTTCGAATTTGCGCTCAACACGGCCTACAACGCCTACAACCGTTGGTGCGTGCGCTGCATGGCCGCCGCCGGCGTGCGCGACCTGACCTTCCTTGATGTGCTGGTGGTGCACCACGTCAACCACCGCGGCCGCGCCAAGCGCCTGGCGGACATCTGCTTCGTGCTGAACGTGGAAGACACCCACCTTGTGACGTATTCCCTCAAGAAACTGCAGGGGATGGACCTGGTGGAGGGCACCCGCAACGGCAAGGAAGTCACCTACACTACCACCGAAGCCGGCGAAAAGGCCTGCGCCCGCTACCGAGAGATCCGCGAGCAGTGCCTGACCAGCAATATTTCGCCCAGCGGCGAGGAAAATGCTGAGATTGGCGAGCTGGCGCGCCTGCTGCGGGTACTGACCGGCCTGTACGAGCAGGCAGCACGGTCCGCCACGTCGCTGTAA